In a single window of the Thermofilum uzonense genome:
- the pcn gene encoding proliferating cell nuclear antigen (pcna) — MVRFTFPDAREWRYILESLSTIVDEANFLASPDGLRLRALDPGRVAMVDLFMPAGLFEEYSVDSETKIGVVLDDINKVLKRAKSDDKLVFEVGEGRLTIILQGRAERRFRFPLLDIAGQELPSPKLNFTVAAKMLSDTFRDALKDASLVSEAVKLKAEDESLHLSARSDRGEIETKFTIESGSLLEIDVKEPSEASYGIDFLDKIVSKAYRVSDIMALRFATNMPIEMSFDIAGGGTLKYLLAPRME; from the coding sequence ATGGTCAGGTTCACCTTCCCGGATGCCCGCGAATGGAGGTATATTCTTGAAAGCCTTTCAACAATAGTCGACGAGGCAAACTTCCTTGCATCTCCAGACGGGTTACGCCTCAGAGCTCTAGACCCAGGCAGAGTAGCGATGGTTGACCTCTTCATGCCAGCCGGGCTCTTCGAGGAATACTCCGTGGACTCGGAGACTAAGATTGGCGTTGTACTCGACGACATCAACAAGGTCTTAAAGAGGGCTAAGTCCGACGACAAGCTCGTATTCGAGGTCGGCGAGGGCAGGCTCACAATAATTCTACAAGGCAGGGCCGAGCGGAGGTTCAGGTTCCCCCTCCTCGACATTGCAGGCCAAGAACTACCCTCTCCCAAGCTCAACTTCACGGTTGCAGCCAAGATGCTCAGCGACACCTTCAGGGATGCGCTCAAGGACGCGTCTCTGGTATCAGAGGCTGTAAAGCTCAAGGCCGAAGACGAGTCCCTCCACCTATCTGCTAGGAGCGACAGGGGCGAGATAGAGACAAAGTTCACCATAGAGTCGGGAAGCCTGCTCGAAATAGACGTGAAGGAACCCTCAGAGGCCAGCTACGGGATAGATTTCCTGGACAAGATCGTCTCGAAAGCCTACAGGGTGAGCGACATAATGGCTCTACGATTCGCGACAAACATGCCCATAGAGATGAGCTTCGACATAGCCGGAGGCGGTACGCTGAAATACCTCCTAGCCCCGCGCATGGAGTAA
- a CDS encoding transcription factor S gives MEFCPKCGGLMLPAVVDGRKVLKCRSCGYVKESNNPGNAYRLEEKVQRHPLDKITVLDVNVSTLPVVPFKCENCGNDKAYVYEVQTRAGDEPATRFYICTKCRKVYREYA, from the coding sequence ATGGAGTTCTGCCCTAAATGCGGGGGGCTAATGCTACCAGCCGTTGTGGACGGCAGGAAAGTATTAAAGTGTAGAAGCTGCGGATATGTTAAGGAGAGCAATAATCCTGGAAACGCGTACCGTCTCGAGGAAAAAGTTCAACGACACCCCCTCGACAAGATCACCGTCTTGGATGTGAACGTGTCTACACTCCCAGTGGTGCCCTTCAAGTGTGAGAACTGCGGCAACGACAAAGCCTACGTGTACGAGGTTCAGACAAGGGCTGGCGACGAGCCAGCGACAAGGTTCTACATATGCACTAAGTGCAGGAAGGTATACCGCGAATACGCCTGA
- a CDS encoding 50S ribosomal protein L44e, with translation MKVPAVIRTYCPKCKTHTEHEVTLYKAGKRRTLAEGQRRYLRKQRGYGSKRKPEQKRTAKVTKKQVLKLKCKVCGYTYHKEGIRLKKLEIVEKVK, from the coding sequence ATGAAGGTTCCTGCAGTGATAAGGACCTATTGTCCAAAGTGTAAGACACATACAGAGCACGAGGTTACGCTTTATAAGGCTGGAAAGAGGAGAACGTTGGCTGAGGGTCAGCGGAGGTATCTAAGGAAGCAGAGGGGTTATGGGTCTAAGAGGAAGCCTGAGCAGAAGAGGACTGCAAAGGTTACGAAGAAACAGGTGTTGAAGCTTAAGTGTAAGGTCTGTGGATATACCTATCACAAGGAAGGCATTAGGCTGAAGAAACTGGAAATAGTAGAGAAGGTGAAGTGA
- a CDS encoding 30S ribosomal protein S27e, producing MVEVEQLVPKPRSRFVKVRCPDCGNVQVVFSHSSLTAKCFKCGRVLVQPRGGKALIIAEIVEFLT from the coding sequence ATGGTTGAGGTGGAGCAGCTCGTTCCAAAGCCTAGGAGCAGGTTCGTAAAGGTTCGCTGTCCCGACTGTGGTAACGTCCAGGTAGTGTTCAGTCACTCCTCCCTTACAGCTAAGTGTTTCAAGTGTGGCAGGGTTCTTGTACAGCCTAGAGGGGGCAAAGCTCTAATAATAGCGGAAATCGTGGAATTCTTGACGTAA
- a CDS encoding translation initiation factor IF-2 subunit alpha encodes MVRRREEVPSLNELVVATVKEIHEHGAFVALDEYGGLRAYVPLGEASHSWFRNIRDVLRVGQKAVFKVIRVDPSRKLVDLSLKRVSDGERKEKLIEWKRAQRAEKILELAAKKLRKTLDEAYEKVGWPLEDYYGEIFKGLEEASLRGEEALLEANVEKKWAEVVAEIARQNIRLPRVKLSFIINLQCLEGGVKALKDILTSWERSVKLPSNTSVRFYTLGAPRYKLDVEALNYKDGEKISSDILKAIEQGAKTHGCSFSFERLKGE; translated from the coding sequence GTGGTTAGACGTAGAGAAGAGGTTCCTAGCCTCAATGAATTGGTTGTGGCTACTGTAAAGGAGATTCACGAGCATGGAGCCTTTGTAGCTTTGGACGAGTACGGGGGATTGAGGGCCTATGTCCCGCTTGGAGAGGCTAGCCATAGCTGGTTTAGGAATATAAGAGATGTTTTAAGGGTGGGACAGAAGGCTGTGTTCAAGGTTATACGTGTAGATCCCTCAAGAAAGCTGGTTGACTTATCGTTAAAGAGAGTCTCAGATGGAGAAAGAAAAGAGAAACTTATAGAGTGGAAGAGGGCACAGAGGGCTGAAAAGATTCTCGAGCTTGCAGCTAAAAAGCTACGTAAGACCCTCGACGAGGCTTACGAGAAGGTTGGCTGGCCGCTTGAAGACTATTATGGAGAGATTTTTAAAGGACTCGAAGAAGCTAGTCTGAGGGGCGAAGAGGCTCTCTTAGAGGCCAACGTTGAGAAAAAATGGGCCGAAGTTGTCGCGGAGATAGCCCGTCAAAACATTAGACTCCCACGGGTGAAGCTCAGCTTTATCATTAATCTTCAGTGCCTGGAGGGTGGGGTTAAAGCGTTGAAAGATATTTTAACATCTTGGGAAAGAAGCGTGAAGCTGCCATCGAATACCTCTGTAAGGTTTTATACACTGGGAGCTCCCAGGTATAAGTTAGATGTCGAGGCGTTGAATTATAAGGATGGTGAGAAAATATCATCAGATATTCTAAAAGCTATTGAACAGGGCGCGAAAACCCACGGCTGTAGCTTCTCGTTTGAAAGATTAAAAGGTGAATAA
- a CDS encoding RNA-protein complex protein Nop10, protein MGKHTLLHKCSQCGMYTLRSDKCPYCGGELRAAHPAKFSPEDPYGDYRRKMKLEILLDKRN, encoded by the coding sequence GTGGGAAAGCATACACTTTTACACAAGTGTTCACAGTGCGGGATGTACACATTGCGTTCTGATAAGTGTCCGTACTGTGGAGGGGAACTGAGGGCCGCTCACCCAGCTAAGTTTTCGCCTGAAGACCCTTATGGAGATTATAGGAGAAAAATGAAGCTGGAGATTCTTCTCGATAAGCGAAATTAA
- a CDS encoding STT3 domain-containing protein: MSGRKTTIKDSLASALLKGLEALGDPRLVVGVILAISFTITLLARLAPLHWGVYLNEFDPFYEYYLSVKTLENGNGSLLGGITWWYHWWFENPKPLDTLFWAPHGRDLRGSSQPGAALFTVAAYEFLRTLGVKTDLYFVHGISVPVGAALAVFTAYLLGKELKDERTGVLSAVLISLSWAYMYRTNYGAKHEGFAIPFMLLGFYLFLVAYRRKSLGLSILAGLSFGMVVLSWGAYLYPWNFIALLSLIWLLFHPTDKIMAKIYIASNVITTLFVATTPRFGPKTAFLSLVGFLPLATTLYAVFLLIGYSRLRAATPSKIKKIGIGITGVVVIFFIVAYVAGLTSLISGRILAVVLPTIREPGVTTVAEHAVPSWNQLFDDFQSSIIFGIFAVYLFARRLKTDLNAAFAALYFATSLYFSSSIVRLVLLLSPAISVVASMGLIELFDRIRMLSSPSISRKKEKSVSPALAVLAMIILLLLFSPSILGSRVPLYSHQPALILTSSIPMIDYNYQYMDWISALEWIKINVPKDATIATWWDYGYWISVNTERKTTCDNATIDTKQIQRIATAFMSDEDTALKIFRELNVTYVVVFEPLQSLQLSTGMSVYFSMIHPALGGDMAKSPQMLKWIGLDAGKYIYGFNNGSYAYLDLGNNQRLYLLVPAPTPQGLNATLYRMIFTRNYKQQLFIFDSFLGQLQGYNGPHYLLSPLKHFELVYVSEPNGWVKVFKVKG; encoded by the coding sequence GTGTCTGGAAGAAAGACTACCATCAAGGACAGTCTTGCTTCAGCGTTGCTCAAGGGGCTTGAAGCTCTAGGAGATCCAAGACTCGTGGTTGGAGTAATTCTGGCCATCTCGTTTACCATAACGCTCCTGGCACGCCTAGCCCCCCTCCACTGGGGCGTTTATCTCAACGAGTTCGACCCCTTCTACGAGTATTACCTATCCGTGAAGACGCTGGAAAACGGTAATGGTAGCCTCCTTGGAGGCATAACTTGGTGGTATCACTGGTGGTTTGAAAACCCCAAGCCACTCGACACATTATTCTGGGCCCCGCATGGCAGGGATCTTAGGGGCTCGAGCCAGCCTGGAGCCGCACTTTTTACGGTGGCTGCCTACGAGTTTCTCCGCACCTTAGGGGTGAAAACCGACCTATATTTTGTTCACGGGATCTCGGTCCCAGTTGGAGCCGCCCTGGCTGTTTTCACTGCTTATCTATTGGGTAAAGAGCTGAAGGATGAGAGAACAGGCGTGCTGTCAGCCGTCCTTATAAGCCTAAGCTGGGCTTACATGTACAGGACCAATTACGGGGCTAAGCACGAGGGATTTGCAATCCCCTTCATGCTGCTAGGCTTCTACCTCTTCCTGGTGGCTTACCGAAGGAAATCACTGGGACTCTCCATCTTAGCCGGGCTCTCCTTCGGAATGGTTGTCCTATCGTGGGGCGCATACCTGTACCCCTGGAACTTCATAGCCCTCTTATCCCTGATTTGGCTTCTATTCCACCCTACTGATAAAATCATGGCAAAGATCTATATAGCCAGCAATGTAATTACAACCCTCTTTGTCGCAACCACACCTAGGTTTGGCCCGAAAACGGCATTCTTATCTCTGGTAGGTTTCCTGCCATTAGCTACTACTCTCTATGCGGTCTTCTTGTTAATAGGGTATTCCCGGCTAAGAGCAGCAACTCCCTCTAAAATAAAGAAAATAGGTATTGGAATAACGGGAGTAGTAGTTATCTTTTTCATTGTCGCATATGTAGCAGGGTTAACCTCCTTGATCTCTGGAAGGATACTAGCAGTTGTACTGCCAACTATTAGAGAACCCGGAGTGACTACAGTTGCTGAACACGCAGTACCCTCATGGAACCAACTCTTTGATGATTTTCAGTCCTCAATAATTTTCGGGATATTTGCTGTGTATCTCTTCGCCAGGAGGCTGAAGACAGACCTTAACGCAGCCTTCGCCGCCCTCTACTTTGCTACTTCTCTCTACTTTTCATCATCGATTGTGAGGCTCGTACTGCTTTTGTCGCCAGCCATATCAGTCGTAGCCTCTATGGGACTTATCGAGTTATTCGATAGGATTCGCATGCTGTCAAGTCCGTCAATATCCAGGAAAAAAGAGAAGTCTGTCTCGCCGGCACTAGCTGTCCTGGCAATGATTATACTCCTCTTACTCTTCTCGCCTTCAATACTTGGTTCGAGAGTACCTCTATATTCTCACCAGCCAGCACTTATACTTACTTCATCAATACCGATGATAGACTACAACTATCAATATATGGACTGGATCTCAGCACTAGAATGGATAAAGATCAACGTCCCGAAAGATGCTACCATTGCGACATGGTGGGACTACGGCTACTGGATAAGCGTCAACACTGAGCGCAAAACAACTTGTGACAACGCTACAATCGACACGAAGCAGATCCAGAGGATAGCTACTGCGTTCATGTCAGACGAGGACACAGCCCTGAAAATCTTCAGGGAGCTAAACGTAACCTATGTAGTAGTGTTTGAGCCGCTGCAGAGCCTCCAACTCTCAACGGGTATGAGCGTATATTTCTCAATGATACACCCAGCTCTAGGAGGAGACATGGCTAAAAGTCCCCAGATGCTGAAATGGATAGGACTTGATGCAGGAAAGTATATCTACGGATTTAACAACGGCTCCTACGCGTATCTAGATTTAGGGAATAACCAGAGGTTATACCTCCTTGTTCCCGCACCCACCCCGCAGGGGTTAAACGCGACACTCTACAGGATGATCTTCACTAGGAACTATAAACAACAGCTCTTCATCTTCGACTCCTTCCTAGGTCAGCTCCAAGGCTATAACGGTCCACACTACTTATTATCCCCTCTAAAACACTTTGAGCTCGTATATGTCTCGGAACCCAACGGCTGGGTAAAAGTCTTTAAAGTAAAAGGTTAA
- a CDS encoding UbiA family prenyltransferase: protein MGKARAYLRLTRIEHGVMTGLAVMAGFLAVKWCLCEALIIAFLSSVMVEASLFAFNDIFNMEEDRINSPDRPLVTGEVSKDEAVIIAILLAFSSIILASLLGKAPMLLLIMALSLGNLYNAYLKRFSIIGNITVAGLTASSFLYGSLATGLDVPEKTILFFMIAFLANVGREVVKGVRDLEGDVRVNICTLACEIGSEKAGKVASVFMLLAVALSFAAISYFANKLFFTALISLTDIIFIHGAYLMLKEPTPSNAGKLRNTTLIGMLIALASFVIP from the coding sequence GTGGGAAAAGCTAGAGCCTATTTAAGGTTAACGAGAATCGAACACGGCGTCATGACCGGCCTTGCGGTCATGGCAGGATTCTTAGCTGTCAAGTGGTGTCTGTGTGAGGCGTTGATAATCGCTTTTCTAAGCTCTGTAATGGTTGAAGCCTCTCTCTTCGCCTTTAATGATATCTTTAATATGGAAGAGGACAGGATAAATTCGCCTGATAGGCCCCTCGTCACAGGAGAGGTGTCAAAAGACGAAGCCGTAATTATTGCAATCCTACTAGCATTTTCCTCAATAATCCTCGCCTCACTCCTGGGTAAAGCACCCATGCTCCTTTTAATCATGGCGTTATCTCTCGGTAATCTTTACAACGCGTATTTGAAGAGGTTTTCAATAATCGGTAATATCACTGTCGCAGGGTTAACGGCGAGCAGTTTCCTTTACGGATCGCTGGCAACCGGCCTCGATGTACCCGAGAAGACGATATTATTCTTTATGATAGCATTTTTAGCAAATGTAGGAAGGGAGGTTGTTAAAGGTGTCAGGGATCTTGAGGGCGATGTGAGGGTGAACATATGCACTCTAGCGTGTGAGATAGGATCAGAAAAAGCAGGAAAAGTTGCATCGGTCTTCATGCTTCTCGCTGTTGCACTAAGTTTTGCAGCCATAAGTTACTTCGCGAACAAACTGTTCTTCACAGCGCTAATATCTCTGACAGACATTATTTTCATCCATGGTGCTTACCTTATGCTGAAGGAGCCAACCCCCTCCAATGCCGGCAAGCTGAGAAACACTACTCTAATCGGCATGCTTATAGCCCTGGCATCCTTCGTGATACCCTAG
- the rpsJ gene encoding 30S ribosomal protein S10 — MPTKVRIRLSSTSVEDLNAVCKDIVEIAKRTGVKIRGPIPLPVQVARVVTRRAPSGQGYETFDRFELRIHKRLIDMDADERATRLLLRTRVPPTVRVEIEVV, encoded by the coding sequence ATGCCAACCAAGGTTCGCATCCGTCTCTCAAGCACATCTGTCGAAGACCTAAACGCAGTATGCAAAGATATAGTTGAGATAGCCAAGAGAACAGGCGTTAAGATCCGTGGCCCTATCCCCCTGCCCGTCCAGGTAGCAAGAGTCGTCACAAGACGCGCACCCTCAGGTCAAGGATATGAAACCTTCGATAGGTTTGAGCTCAGAATACATAAAAGGCTCATAGACATGGATGCCGATGAGAGGGCAACCCGCCTGCTACTTCGAACCCGTGTGCCACCAACGGTGCGTGTAGAAATCGAGGTCGTGTAA
- the tuf gene encoding translation elongation factor EF-1 subunit alpha has translation MSEKKPHLNLVVIGHIDHGKSTTMGRLLYEIGAVDPRTIQQYEEEAKKLGRESFKYAWVLDRLKEERERGITIDLGFYKFETKKYFFTLIDAPGHRDFVKNMITGASQADAAILVVSAKEGEFEAGISPAGQTREHIFLAKTMGVDQLVVAINKMDTVNYSQQRYEDIKNQLSRLLRMVGYKLEEIHFVPISAWEGVNIVKRSPEKTPWYNGPSLYEALDTFKEPPRPIDKPLRIPIQDVYSIKGVGTVPVGRVETGVLRVGDKIIINPPKAVGEVKSIETHHTPIQEAIPGDNIGFNVKGVEKSQIRRGDVVGPTTNPPTVVDEFIGRIFVLFHPTAIAAGYTPVLHVHTATVPVTFEELLQKLDPRTGSVAEEKPQYIKQGDSAIVRFKPRKPVVVEKYSDFPPLGRFAVRDSGRTIAAGVVIDVKKAEGY, from the coding sequence ATGTCTGAGAAGAAGCCACACCTTAATCTAGTGGTAATCGGTCATATAGACCACGGAAAGAGCACCACCATGGGTAGACTCCTCTATGAAATTGGTGCCGTAGACCCCAGAACAATCCAGCAATACGAGGAAGAAGCAAAGAAGCTTGGCCGGGAGTCCTTTAAGTACGCTTGGGTTCTCGACAGGTTGAAGGAGGAGCGCGAGCGCGGAATAACAATAGACTTGGGCTTCTACAAATTCGAGACAAAGAAGTACTTCTTCACGCTTATCGACGCTCCTGGACACCGCGACTTCGTCAAGAACATGATTACTGGAGCAAGCCAGGCTGATGCTGCAATTCTGGTCGTGTCTGCTAAGGAGGGTGAGTTCGAGGCCGGTATAAGTCCGGCTGGTCAGACGCGAGAGCACATTTTCCTCGCCAAGACAATGGGTGTCGACCAGCTCGTGGTAGCCATAAACAAGATGGATACTGTGAATTATAGCCAGCAGAGATACGAGGATATCAAGAACCAGCTCTCAAGGCTACTGAGAATGGTCGGCTATAAGCTTGAAGAGATACACTTTGTACCAATCTCCGCTTGGGAAGGAGTCAACATAGTTAAACGCTCACCCGAGAAAACTCCATGGTACAACGGTCCCTCCCTCTACGAGGCTCTAGACACCTTTAAAGAGCCTCCACGACCCATCGACAAGCCACTAAGAATTCCAATCCAGGACGTCTACTCCATCAAAGGCGTTGGAACAGTTCCTGTAGGCAGGGTTGAGACAGGCGTTCTCAGGGTCGGCGACAAGATAATAATAAACCCGCCAAAGGCTGTGGGAGAAGTAAAATCCATCGAGACACACCACACTCCTATTCAGGAAGCAATACCCGGCGACAACATAGGCTTTAACGTGAAGGGTGTCGAGAAGAGTCAGATCAGGCGCGGCGATGTTGTCGGTCCCACAACTAACCCACCCACAGTAGTGGACGAGTTTATAGGACGTATCTTCGTATTGTTCCACCCGACGGCGATAGCGGCAGGCTATACCCCGGTACTACACGTTCACACCGCAACGGTTCCTGTGACCTTTGAGGAACTACTCCAGAAACTAGATCCCAGGACAGGTAGCGTCGCAGAGGAGAAACCTCAGTACATCAAACAAGGCGACTCAGCTATCGTAAGGTTTAAGCCTAGAAAGCCAGTGGTCGTCGAGAAATACTCTGATTTCCCGCCATTGGGCAGGTTTGCGGTACGCGACTCTGGCAGAACTATAGCGGCTGGAGTAGTCATAGACGTTAAAAAGGCTGAAGGATACTAG
- the cmk gene encoding (d)CMP kinase: MPCVVIAVSGTPGSGKTTYSRFISEYYGLRYVSSGHLFREIARERGIDFLQLHREAEKNMEIDMMIDQKAIIEALYGGVVVEGHLAVWVLKDIAHIKVIFDAPREVRAERIAKRDGISFEEALEEIIQREKSNYERALKYYGLNIRDYSVADLVVSTQHLPPEAIKRVVSTYIDAYREKYPQLFA; the protein is encoded by the coding sequence GTGCCCTGCGTAGTTATAGCTGTAAGTGGGACGCCAGGCAGTGGGAAAACAACGTATTCTCGTTTTATCTCCGAGTACTATGGTTTGCGCTACGTGTCAAGCGGGCATCTCTTCAGGGAGATCGCCAGGGAGCGAGGGATAGACTTTCTCCAACTGCATAGGGAAGCTGAGAAAAACATGGAGATAGACATGATGATAGACCAGAAAGCTATTATAGAAGCTCTGTACGGAGGGGTAGTTGTTGAGGGACACCTCGCAGTATGGGTTCTCAAGGACATAGCTCACATTAAAGTTATTTTCGATGCACCGCGAGAAGTCAGGGCTGAGAGAATAGCTAAACGGGATGGCATAAGTTTCGAGGAGGCTCTTGAGGAGATTATTCAACGCGAGAAAAGCAACTATGAGAGAGCCTTAAAGTACTATGGGCTCAACATCAGGGATTATAGTGTAGCGGATCTCGTTGTCTCTACCCAGCACCTACCACCTGAAGCTATCAAGAGAGTGGTATCCACATATATAGACGCATACAGGGAGAAGTATCCTCAGCTATTTGCGTAG
- a CDS encoding eL34 family ribosomal protein — protein sequence MVRPSLRSRTKKRRHVRTPGGRLVLRVMDKKHDYPKCAVCGMPLQGIPRLTLKEERKGVKMPTRAFGGYLCHRCLKLGIKVSVRTRA from the coding sequence ATGGTTAGACCCAGCCTAAGGTCACGTACAAAGAAGCGTAGACATGTCAGAACACCTGGGGGGCGCCTTGTACTGAGAGTTATGGACAAGAAGCATGACTACCCAAAATGCGCTGTTTGTGGCATGCCTCTCCAAGGAATACCCAGGCTGACCTTGAAAGAAGAGCGAAAAGGTGTAAAGATGCCAACCAGAGCCTTTGGTGGTTATCTCTGCCATAGGTGCTTAAAGCTGGGCATTAAGGTCTCAGTTCGTACGAGAGCCTGA
- the aspS gene encoding aspartate--tRNA(Asn) ligase yields the protein MSEKAGVVEGWVSNVKTVGKITFIEVIDDLSISPVTVVVKRDSVDAETWSKASSMKIGSAVRVEGVFPDIIVSRKGRELQAKAITVLSEPIELPPIDLTGKTPASFDLYVDFRYLALRLPRFRAVFIARAKLVEFTREFFAKNGFLEVHTPKLVGAGAEGGATLFTVDYFGQKAYLSQSPQLYKQMLMCGVPRVFEITPYFRAEKFSTPRHLNESWGLDVEMGFIEDEEDVMKVLEEFIGASINYLRMEVGDMLKTVGLSLIDPPSSIPRITYSEIIDILNSIGYNIQWGEDLDTQAEKSLGEYLSAKGTPIYFITKYPWDAKPFYIMREGDNLSKSFDLDIKGIEVASGGQREHRYHELVQNLKAKGLSLEEFSFYIKAFMYGMPPHGGFGLGLDRLLMTFLGLSNIREVVLFPRDRFRLIP from the coding sequence ATGAGTGAAAAAGCTGGGGTTGTTGAAGGCTGGGTATCAAACGTTAAGACTGTTGGAAAAATAACGTTCATTGAGGTTATAGACGATCTTTCTATATCACCTGTTACCGTCGTTGTGAAAAGAGACAGTGTGGATGCCGAGACATGGAGTAAGGCTTCGTCCATGAAGATTGGTTCGGCGGTAAGGGTAGAGGGTGTTTTTCCCGATATTATCGTTAGCAGAAAAGGACGTGAGCTCCAAGCCAAAGCAATTACTGTACTTTCAGAGCCCATAGAGTTGCCTCCGATTGATCTTACAGGGAAAACTCCAGCGAGCTTTGACCTTTACGTGGATTTCAGGTACCTCGCCCTTCGTCTACCTCGATTCAGAGCTGTTTTTATAGCTCGTGCCAAACTAGTTGAGTTTACACGGGAATTTTTCGCGAAAAATGGCTTCTTAGAGGTACACACGCCTAAGCTCGTAGGCGCAGGTGCCGAGGGGGGTGCTACGCTATTCACTGTCGACTATTTTGGCCAGAAAGCCTATCTCTCCCAGAGCCCGCAGCTCTACAAGCAAATGTTGATGTGCGGTGTTCCAAGAGTATTCGAAATAACCCCATACTTCAGGGCTGAGAAGTTTAGCACGCCTAGACACCTCAACGAGAGCTGGGGGTTGGACGTTGAGATGGGTTTCATAGAGGACGAAGAGGATGTGATGAAAGTCCTTGAAGAGTTCATCGGGGCATCAATCAACTATTTAAGGATGGAGGTCGGAGACATGCTGAAAACCGTAGGGCTCTCGCTTATAGACCCTCCTTCCTCGATACCTAGGATAACATACAGTGAGATTATTGACATTTTAAATAGCATAGGATATAATATACAGTGGGGGGAAGATCTAGACACGCAGGCAGAGAAGAGCCTAGGCGAATACCTCTCCGCTAAAGGTACTCCAATTTATTTCATCACGAAATACCCTTGGGATGCAAAACCATTCTACATCATGCGTGAAGGCGACAATTTGAGCAAGTCATTTGACTTAGATATAAAAGGCATCGAGGTTGCCTCTGGAGGACAGCGAGAACACAGGTACCATGAGCTGGTTCAAAACCTGAAGGCTAAGGGTCTCAGCCTCGAGGAGTTTTCATTCTATATAAAAGCCTTCATGTACGGTATGCCCCCCCATGGCGGATTTGGGCTTGGACTCGACAGGCTCCTTATGACATTTCTTGGCCTTTCTAATATACGAGAAGTGGTATTATTTCCAAGAGATCGTTTCAGACTGATTCCTTAG
- a CDS encoding SWIM zinc finger family protein, whose product MSSRNLMRARKALMEGRVKQVIVENVRENVDVEVYMVESKDRRRSYIVIPGLFCSCEDFLFNAVYREKSKACYHMLAVELAIKEGIELKREKVSFEEFYKSFLASL is encoded by the coding sequence TTGTCCTCAAGAAACCTTATGCGTGCTCGAAAGGCGTTAATGGAGGGAAGGGTCAAGCAGGTAATAGTTGAGAATGTACGGGAAAACGTTGATGTTGAAGTATATATGGTGGAGAGCAAGGATAGGAGGCGTTCCTACATTGTAATCCCGGGTTTATTTTGTTCATGCGAGGACTTCCTCTTCAACGCGGTTTATCGTGAAAAATCAAAGGCTTGTTACCATATGCTTGCTGTGGAACTAGCTATAAAAGAGGGAATTGAACTTAAAAGAGAAAAAGTCTCATTTGAAGAATTTTATAAATCGTTTTTAGCCTCGCTTTGA
- a CDS encoding preprotein translocase subunit Sec61beta encodes MSKSGSKSKKSRKGEKERKPTALPAAGLLTFYEEDIGGIKIRPEFVVAGTFLLALIVVMAHLGIFGP; translated from the coding sequence ATGAGTAAGAGCGGGTCAAAAAGTAAGAAAAGCCGAAAAGGCGAGAAAGAGAGGAAACCAACAGCTCTCCCGGCAGCCGGTCTCTTGACATTCTACGAAGAGGACATTGGGGGGATAAAGATTAGACCTGAGTTTGTTGTTGCAGGTACTTTCCTTCTAGCGCTTATCGTCGTGATGGCTCATCTTGGAATTTTCGGGCCGTAA